The Pseudoalteromonas rubra region CTAAATGCTTGTCGACATAGGCGGCATCTATCGTTAGTGACTCACCGGCTTTATCGGAAGCATCGAAAGAGATTTCTTCCATCAGCTTTTCCATCACAGTGTGCAGACGACGGGCACCAATGTTTTCCGTTTTCTCATTCACCTGCCAGGCAGCCTGGGCAATGCGCTCAATGGCATCCTCACTGAATGCGATGCTGACACTTTCTGTGTCCATCAGGGCTTGTTGTTGCTCTGTAAGTGACGCATGTGGCTCTGTCAGAATGCGTTTGAAGTCTTTTGCTGTAAGTGCTTCGAGCTCAACACGAATTGGTAAACGGCCTTGCAGCTCAGGAATAAGATCAGAAGGCTTGGCCATCTGGAATGCCCCTGAAGCGATAAACAGAATGTGGTCTGTTTTTACCATGCCATGTTTAGTACTGACCGTTGAGCCTTCAATGAGTGGCAGCAGGTCGCGCTGAACCCCTTCTCGGCTGACATCGGGCCCTGAGGCTTCGCCACGCTTACAGATTTTGTCGATCTCATCAACGAACACGATGCCATTTTGTTCAACGGCAAAAATCGCCTGCTCTTTTAGCTCTTCTGGGTTTACCAGCTTCGCAGCTTCTTCTTCAATCAACAGTTTGAAGGCTTCTTTGATTTTTAGCTTGCGGCTTTTCTTTTTGTCGCCTGACAGATTTTGGAACATGCCCTGTAATTGATTGGTCATTTCTTCCATGCCTGGCGGTGCCATGATCTCAACCTGAGGGGAGGTTTCTGCCACTTCAATGTCGATCTCTTTATCATCCAGCTGGCCTTCACGCAGCTTCTTGCGGAATACCTGACGCGTAGAGCTGTTGTCACTCTGTTGTGTTTCACCCCAGGCATCTTTGGCTGGTGGCAGCAGCGCATCTAAAATGCGTTCTTCAGCGGCTTCTTCTGCACGGTGTTTGTGCTTCTTGGTTTGCAGCTCGCGCGTCATTTTAAAAGATACTTCAACCAAATCACGGATGATGGTTTCGACTTCTTTACCCACATAACCGACTTCGGTGAATTTAGTCGCTTCAACTTTGATAAATGGCGCGTTCGCCAGCTTCGCCAGGCGACGGGCGATTTCGGTTTTACCCACACCGGTTGGGCCAATCATCAAAATATTTTTGGGGGTGACTTCAGTACGTAGCTCTTCAGGGAGCTGCATGCGACGCCAGCGGTTTCTGAGCGCAATGGCAACGGCTTTCTTTGCTTTGTCCTGACCAATAATATGCTGGTCCAGCTCATGGACGATTTCTCTTGGGGTCATTGCTGTCATGGCAATTCCTATTACAATTCTTCGATGGTTTGGAAATTGTTGGTAAAGACGCAGATATCGCCTGCGATTTTAAGGCTCTTTTCCACAATTTCTCGGGCACTCAGGTCGGTGTTCTCAATCAGCGCGGTGGCAGCTGCCTGAGCAAAGTTACCACCACTACCGATGGCGATTAGATCGTGCTCTGGCTGAACAACGTCACCATTACCTGTGATGATCAATGACGCGGTTTCATCGGCAACGGCCAGCAAGGCTTCGAGCTTGCGCAGTGCTCTGTCGGTTCGCCAATCTTTTGCCATTTCCACGGCTGCACGAGTTAGGTGGCCCTGGTGCATTTCCAGTTTGGTTTCAAAGCGCTCAAACAGGGTGAAGGCGTCGGCAGTGCCACCTGCAAAGCCTGCAAGCACCTTACCGTTGTATAGGCGACGCACTTTTTTAGCATTGCCTTTCATTACCGTATTGCCAAGCGAAACCTGGCCATCTCCACCTATTACGACTTTGTCGCCTCGGCGAACACTCACGATAGTTGTCATAGTATTCCTTAATCAGGAGGCACATGCCTCAAGTATAAAATCAATTAGGGTAGAGATAGGGACGATTTTACGAAGATCAAGTCCACTTCCAGATCCCACAGCTGACGATGTTTATTCGTTCCAGCTTATTTTTATCGCTCTCAGCGCCCCGTTTGGTGTCATAGGGACCCAAACGCACCCGGTACCAGACACCGTTGGAGCCTTCTGTGCGACGGATCTCGGCGATCAGGCCAGCGAACGCCATTTTGGCTTTCATTTGTTCGGCCTGCTCATAGGTTCTGAATGAGCCACACTGCATCTGATAGGGGCCCTGGCTCTCTATTTTCTTGACCTCAACTTTAACCTCATGATCTTTAATGTCTTTGATGAAGTCTGGTGGGCGTGGCAGGTCTTTTTCTGCTTTCGGTTGCTCCGTTTTCTTTGCTGGCATTGGGCTGATGGGCTGTGCCTCGGGTTCGCCATGCTGCTTGATGTACCACAGGCCATAACCAAAGGCACCAATCAACACCAGTGTCAGAGCAGCAAAAAATTTCGGGAAAGGTTTGGCAACCTTTCCTTTGGCGGCTTTTTTACCGCCCGGCTTCTTATTTATGTAGTCGTGTTGTGCCATAACGTTTTTTTAATAGGTATCCATAGGGTCAACGTCAATACTCCAGCGCACCCGGTTGGCGAGTTTATGCTGGCCGATATAATCAGCCAGTTGTGCCAGGTATTGATGCAGTACTTTGCGTTGCGCTGCCTGAATATGCAATTGATATCGGTATTTTCCGGCCAGGCGTTCCATCGGCGCGGGGATCGGTCCGAGTAATTGTATACCAGGGTAGGGGGTGGCTGGAACCAGATCCGATAAAAACGCCATGACCAGTTGTGCATTGGTGGCTTCTGCACGGATCAAAGCCAGATGGCTGTATGGGGGCATCTGGGTTTCCTCGCGTTCGCGCAATGCATAGCGGGCAAAATCCTGATAGCCGTTGTTCACCAGATCCTGTAACAAAGGATGTTCCGGGAAGTGGGTTTGCAACAGCACAGTACCGGCTTCGCCACTACGCCCGGCTCGCCCTGCGACCTGGGTTATGAGCTGCGCCATGTGCTCAGTGGCGCGAAAGTCGCACGAATACAAGCCACTGTCTACGTCGAGGATCACCACCAGGTTGACGTCTGCGAAATGATGTCCTTTGGCGAGCATCTGAGTGCCAATGAGCAGTCGCGCGCCCCCTTGGTTAATTTCATCCAGTACGGTTTCCAGGCTACCTTTGCGCCGGGTTGAATCCCGGTCTATCCGGTGCACCGGAAAATCAGCAAATTGCTGGGTTAAAAACTCTTCCAGTTGCTCGGTGCCATATCCCGTTGGCATGATCTGGGTGCTGCCACAGTCAGGGCATTGCACGGGCACAAACGCTTGTTCAGAACAGTGGTGGCAGATCAATCGGCTAAGGGATTTATGATAGGTGGCGCTGGTACTACAACGATTACAGTTGCTGAGCCAGCCGCACTCATGACAGATAAGTGTCGGGGCAAAGCCACGCCGGTTGAGAAATACCATGACCTGCTGTCCGCGTGCCAGTGTAGCAGCTATGGTATCCAGGCTGGCCTTGGCAAACCCCGATTGCTCAGCCTGACCTTTCATATCGACTAACATAAAGCGGTTATCTTGCTGTGTTTGTGCGCGTTTGGTGAGAGGCAGCAGTTGATAGCGGTTTTGCAGGGCTTTTTGCAGGGTTTCCAGTGCCGGGGTGGCGGTGCCGAGGATTAATGGAAACTGGCCTTGTGCAGCACGGTAGGCCGCGAGATCACGGGCATGGTAGCGCAACCCGTCTTGTTGTTTGAATGAGCCGTCGTGTTCTTCATCGACTACTATCATGCCCAAGGTCTGAAAGGGCAAAAAGATGGCTGAGCGGGTGCCAATCACCAGAGCTGACTCTCCCAGCTCGGCGCGACGCCAGGTGTGTAAGCGCTCATTATCGGTGAGATTCGAGTGCCAAAGATCGATGGGTAACCCCTCAAAACGGCGTTTGAAACGGTTAACCGTTTGTGGCGTCAGCCCTATTTCTGGCACCAGTACGAGTGCCTGTTTGCCACTGGCTAAAATGGCTTCGAGGCTTTGCAGATACACTTCGGTTTTACCACTGCCTGTCACACCTTCGAGTAAGAAGGTACGAAACCCGGTCTCACTGTTGATGGCACTGCAGGCGGTAGCCTGCTCTGGGTTGAGTCTGGGTTTACTACCGAGCTGCAACGGCCTGGATTGCCAGTGTGTATCTGTGCGCAGTTCTTCCTGGATCAGTGCTTTTTCTAACAAGGCTTTGATCTGTGCCTGTGAGAAGCCCAGTGTTTTGAGCTCACTGGCGGTGGCATCTCCGGCACTGCGCAGTTGCTCAAGCAATGATAATTGTTTCTTTGCTCTGAGCTGAGTGGTTTCACGCCCCGCTACTGTCAGCGTCAGTACCGGCACCTGGGTTTTATCAACTTGCTCGCCTTCGCGCAGTGCGCCGGGTAGGGCAGTAAACAAGGTTTCGCCCAGAGGGTGACAATAATACTGGGCACCGAAGCGCAAGAATCCGAGGTGCTCTGGCGACAGCACGGGGGCAGTATCCAGTACAGACTCAATGGCTTTTATTTTCTCGGCGGGCACATCGCTGTGAGACTTTAAGGCCACAACAATGGCAACGCAGGCCCGGCTGGCAAATTTTACTCTGACTCGGCCGCCCACACAGGGCTGCTGTTGTGGCTCGAGGCGGTAATCAAAGGTTCTATGTAAAGGCACTTTTAAAGCGACTTCGGCGAAGCGCATGGAGACTCCGGCATCTGAATATCAAAGTTAAGGACTGGCGCCTGATAGCCCTATCGGGTGCTAACAGAACACGGGCTCAGTATACCGTAACAATGTAAAAATGCATGCCAGTGGTGAGGGAGTTTAGTGTGTATGGCATATTTTGCGGTTACATTCCGAGATTGCGCAAAAAATAACAGCTAAATTGCATTTATTGCTTGTGGATCATCCCGATTGACCCTAAAATACGCGTCCACAATTTTTGTATAACTACGTATGGTGCCAGACTTCGGGTTTGGAGAGCGATACGGCCTTAACTAGAGGTGTCCTATGAAAGAAGGTATTCATCCTACGTACGAAACAATTACAGCAACTTGTTCGTGCGGTAACAAATTCGAGACTCGTTCAACACTGTGTAAAGACATTCACCTGGACGTATGTTCTGCATGTCACCCGTTCTACACTGGTAAGCAGAAGATCCTAGACACAGGTGGTCGTGTTGATCGCTTCAACAAGCGCTTTGGCGCGCTTAGCAGCAAGAAGTAAGCCTTACTTCTGTTGTAGAAAAAGCACCTTCGGGTGCTTTTTTCGTTTCTGTCCCCGGTAATGTGCGATTTTGCCAAATGCTGCACTTTACTATGCTAAGTGGACGGATCAGTGCCGTTCGGTCAGTAAAGTTTCCAGTAATGCAAGATTGTTGCCGACAAACCTGCATGCTATAGCGTTCGTTAAGTTGTGCTCATGTGACAACCATATCACAGCGCAAATTTCCCCTGAATGATCATATTCACCTGATTAATCTGCATAGCTACCCCGGCCAATGTCTCGATTTTTTTATTTAATATTAGTTAAAAGTCGGTATTTTCTCTCATTATGTTGCTAAATGTCGGGAACTTGTTTTTTACGTTTGTTTTATTCATTTGATTTATACTCCGCATAAAAATGACGCTATTTTGACCTGAAAATGACACTTATCGGATCATTTGTTGTGAGTTAAGTTTGCCGAAAAGTAGCAAAAAAGTCGCTAAATATTGCTAACTGCCAACTATCTTTGCTTTAACAGGATAGACCTGATATGGCTTGAATTAATTTTTAAAAAAGGTATGGTTTAACACAGTTAGCGAATTTTTATCTCACTCTCACTTTCAACTTCTTCGTAGGAAAAAATCGCGTCATGTCAGACTTTCGTGAACAAGCTTTACATTATCATGCCCACCCCGTTCCAGGAAAAATCAGCGTAGAGTTGACCAAGCCTGCAGAAACCGTCAAAGACTTAGCCCTGGCATACAGCCCGGGTGTTGCAGAGCCGGTTCGTGAAATTGCAGCCGATCCCAGCAATGCATACCGTTATACAGGCAAAGGTAACATGGTGGCTGTGATCAGTAATGGTACTGCTATCCTCGGGTTAGGCAACCTGGGCCCATTGGCGTCCAAGCCAGTGATGGAAGGTAAAGCCTTACTGTTTAAGCGCTTTGCTGGTCTTGATTCAATTGATATTGAAGTTAAGCATCGGACCACTGAAGACTTTATCAATACAGTTGCAAACATTGCCGATACCTTTGGCGGTATTAATCTGGAAGACATCAAAGCACCTGAGTGTTTTGAGATTGAGCGTGCGCTGATCGAGCGTTGTGATGTGCCGGTGTTCCATGATGATCAGCATGGCACCGCGATTGTAACCGCTGCGGGTATGTTGAATGCGCTGGAGATTCAGGGCAAAAATATTCATGACGCGATTATCGTTTGTTTGGGGGCTGGTGCAGCTGCCATCGCGTGTATGGAGCTTTTGATTAAGTGTGGTGCACAACGTGAACACATTTATATGCTTGACCGTAAGGGGGTTATTCACACTCGCCGTGATGATCTCAACGAATACAAAAAGTTGTTTGCCAATAACACGGATAAGCGCACGTTACAGGACGTGATCGAAGATGCAGACGTGTTTGTGGGTGTATCTGGTCCGGACCTGTTGTCACCGGAAGATCTGAAATTAATGGCTGATAAGCCTGTGGTGTTTGCCTGCTCTAACCCGGATCCTGAGATCAGCCCGGAAGTGGCACATGGCGCGCGTGATGATCTGATCATGGCAACGGGCCGCTCTGATTACCCTAATCAGGTGAACAATGTACTGTGTTTCCCGTTTATCTTCCGAGGTGCGCTGGACGTGCGTGCAACGGCCATTAATGATGAAATGAAGATAGCCGCGGTTGAAGCAATTCGCAGCATTGCCAAAGAGCCGGTGCCTGCTGAAGTACTCAAAGCGGCGGATGTGGACAGCCTGGAGTTTGGTGAACATTACATCATTCCTAAGCCGATGGACCCGCGCTTGCTACCACGTATCGCCAGAGCTGTTGCCGAGGCCGCGGTAGAATCGGGTGTCGCACAAATTGAGATGCCAGAAAACTACATGGCATAAGTCAGTTTGAGCAAAAAAAAGCCTCACAATGTGAGGCTTTTTTTATTGCTGTTTTTCACTGTCGCTGCACAGATTATTCTTCATTAATCTCTGGGATCTCCAGACCCATTTCCGTCATGATCTGACGGACTTCCGCCGGGATTTTTTCCGGATTGTCTTTGCGCAGATCTTCGTCACCAGGGAGTGGCTGGCCGGTAAAGGCATGCAGAAATGCCTCACACAGTAACTCACTGTTCGTCGCGTGGCGCAGGTTGTTGACCTGGCGACGGGTGCGCTCATCGGTTAGCACTTTCAGTACGTTGAGCGGGATAGAAACAGTAATCTTTTTTACCTGTTCTGATTTCTTACCGTGTTCTGCATAAGGGTGAATATATTCACCGTTCCATTTAGCCATAGTGATGTACTTGCCTCAGTGTTGTAGATGCAATGCGAATAAGACTGTGTACTGTGTATGGATCCAACCGTGACACGTAGGCTCTCTGTTGGCAATGTTGCACGTCATTTGCCATAGTTTAAGCTCAAATACTCAGTCTTATTAGCATAGAGTTCGCGTTGAGTGGCGAAATTTTATCGGTTTAAAAAAGATAGTCAAATACTAGTTATTTAGCCATTTAGCGGTATAAATGTTTTGACTTCTAACTTTTGTTCATCTAACCTTTTAGACGTCTAAACATCTAATTCATCCAGGTGACCTATGAGCCAAAGCAACAAGTCAACCATAGCGGTACGTACAGGCATAGATGCCGATAAGCATCATGGTGCGGTGGTGCCGCCGCTTTATCTGTCGACCACCTATTCTTTCGCGGATTTTGATAAGAAGCGTGATTACGATTACGGTCGCAGTGGTAACCCTAATCGCGATATTCTTGCGCAAACACTGGCGGAACTGGAAGGTGGCGCTAAGGGGATCATTACCGCAACGGGTATGGCCGCGGTTCACCTGGTGACTCAGTTACTGAATGCTGATGATACCTTAGTGATCCCACACGACTGTTATGGGGGCAGCTATCGCTTGTTTACCTCTCTGGAAAAGCGCGGTTTGCTCAAGGTTAAAGTACTGGATCTGACGCGCAGCGACAGCTTGCAGGAAATTCTGGCCATTAAACCTAAGCTGGTCTGGATTGAAACACCGAGCAACCCCATTTTGCGCTTGACGGATATTCAGGCTGTTGTGGATGTCGCCACGCAGTGTGGTGCGCTGGTCGCTGCTGACAATACTTTCTTGTCGCCGGCACTGCAAAACCCCATCGCATTTGGCGTCGACATTGTGGTCCATTCCACCACTAAGTATATCAATGGTCACTCGGATGTTGTGGGTGGGGCTGTTATCGCTAAAACCGAGGAGTTGGGTGATGAACTGGCCTGGTGGGCCAATAATATCGGTATCACGGGCGCGCCGTTTGACAGTTACCTGACTTTACGGGGTTTACGTACGCTCAATGTTCGCCTTAAACAGCATCAGGAAAATGCGCTGGCGATTGCACGTTACCTTGAGCAATCAGAATTTGTTAGTCAGGTTTATTACCCAGGGCTGGAAAGCCATCCTCAGCACGCACTGGCGAAACAGCAGCAACAAGGCTTCGGTGGCATGGTGAGCTTTGATATTAAAGGGGATCTCGCGGATGCCGCTAAATTCCTGACCAGTGTGAAGCAATTCTCTCTGGCGGAATCTCTGGGTGGTGTTGAAAGCTTGATTTGTCACCCGGCGACCATGACACATGCGGGTATGGACCCGGCCGCACGGCTTGAGGCGGGTGTGGGCGACACACTGATCCGCATTTCGGTGGGGATTGAGGAAATCGACGATTTACTAGCAGACTTTGAGCAGGCATTTGCCGCGGTGAAGGCCGCACAAGGCAACTCCAGTGACAATGCGAAAGCATTTAAGCTCTCGCCAGCACATACGGCATTGTGGTAGAAGAAATGACAAAAGCAGTACATAAATTCGGCGGGTCGAGCTTAAGCTCGGCTGCTCGCTATCAGGCGGTTGCCAATATCATCATTGGACAGTGCCAGAGTGGTGACTGTATCGTGGTATCGGCAGCAGGCAAAACCACCAATACCTTGGTTGCCTTGTGGCACAGTTATCAGCAGCAGGACGAACGAGCCTTTAGCGATATCTTGCTGCAAGTGGAAAACCATCAGTTGCAGCTGATTGATGAGCTATTTTCCGCAGCGCAGCAATCCTCGCTGGTCTCTGAATTACGTGATGAGCTGAGCAGTATCGGTCGCCAGGCGCAGTCGCGTCAGCTACTTGAAGCCCCGTTATTGGCGTTTGGCGAGATCTGGTCAGCACGTTTATTGGCTGCCTTGTTGAACACTTTGAATATTGCCGCTCAGGACATTGATGCACGCACTTTGTTTACTCAGCATCAGGGACAGCTGATGCACAGTCAAAATCGCAGTGCCTGTCATCAGGCACTCGATCAGGACAAAATTTATGTGGTGACAGGGTTTATTGCTGCTGATAGTGCTGGCAATACGGTGACATTAGGGCGCAATGGCAGTGATTATAGCGCTACATTATTGGCCAATTATTTAGATGCCGCGTCAGTGTCAATCTGGACTGACACGCCGGGTGTTTTTAGCACCGATCCGCGCAAAGTGGGTAATGCAATCAAGTACAGCAAAGTGTGCCGTGCTCAGGCTAATTTGCTGGCACGGCTTGGCAACCCGGTGTTGCACGCAAAAACACTGTCACCACTTAAAGAAACCGCCATTAAGCTACAGGTACGCAGCAGCTTTGAGCCAGACGTGCAGGGCACTGAAGTGGTTAAGCAAGGTTACAGCAAAGAAAAGCGCTTTGTGACCACTTTTGGTGACCTGGATTTATTGCGGGTTGATACCCTGGTTTCG contains the following coding sequences:
- the hslU gene encoding HslU--HslV peptidase ATPase subunit: MTAMTPREIVHELDQHIIGQDKAKKAVAIALRNRWRRMQLPEELRTEVTPKNILMIGPTGVGKTEIARRLAKLANAPFIKVEATKFTEVGYVGKEVETIIRDLVEVSFKMTRELQTKKHKHRAEEAAEERILDALLPPAKDAWGETQQSDNSSTRQVFRKKLREGQLDDKEIDIEVAETSPQVEIMAPPGMEEMTNQLQGMFQNLSGDKKKSRKLKIKEAFKLLIEEEAAKLVNPEELKEQAIFAVEQNGIVFVDEIDKICKRGEASGPDVSREGVQRDLLPLIEGSTVSTKHGMVKTDHILFIASGAFQMAKPSDLIPELQGRLPIRVELEALTAKDFKRILTEPHASLTEQQQALMDTESVSIAFSEDAIERIAQAAWQVNEKTENIGARRLHTVMEKLMEEISFDASDKAGESLTIDAAYVDKHLDMLVQDEDLSRFIL
- the hslV gene encoding ATP-dependent protease subunit HslV; the encoded protein is MTTIVSVRRGDKVVIGGDGQVSLGNTVMKGNAKKVRRLYNGKVLAGFAGGTADAFTLFERFETKLEMHQGHLTRAAVEMAKDWRTDRALRKLEALLAVADETASLIITGNGDVVQPEHDLIAIGSGGNFAQAAATALIENTDLSAREIVEKSLKIAGDICVFTNNFQTIEEL
- a CDS encoding SPOR domain-containing protein: MAQHDYINKKPGGKKAAKGKVAKPFPKFFAALTLVLIGAFGYGLWYIKQHGEPEAQPISPMPAKKTEQPKAEKDLPRPPDFIKDIKDHEVKVEVKKIESQGPYQMQCGSFRTYEQAEQMKAKMAFAGLIAEIRRTEGSNGVWYRVRLGPYDTKRGAESDKNKLERINIVSCGIWKWT
- the priA gene encoding primosomal protein N'; translated protein: MRFAEVALKVPLHRTFDYRLEPQQQPCVGGRVRVKFASRACVAIVVALKSHSDVPAEKIKAIESVLDTAPVLSPEHLGFLRFGAQYYCHPLGETLFTALPGALREGEQVDKTQVPVLTLTVAGRETTQLRAKKQLSLLEQLRSAGDATASELKTLGFSQAQIKALLEKALIQEELRTDTHWQSRPLQLGSKPRLNPEQATACSAINSETGFRTFLLEGVTGSGKTEVYLQSLEAILASGKQALVLVPEIGLTPQTVNRFKRRFEGLPIDLWHSNLTDNERLHTWRRAELGESALVIGTRSAIFLPFQTLGMIVVDEEHDGSFKQQDGLRYHARDLAAYRAAQGQFPLILGTATPALETLQKALQNRYQLLPLTKRAQTQQDNRFMLVDMKGQAEQSGFAKASLDTIAATLARGQQVMVFLNRRGFAPTLICHECGWLSNCNRCSTSATYHKSLSRLICHHCSEQAFVPVQCPDCGSTQIMPTGYGTEQLEEFLTQQFADFPVHRIDRDSTRRKGSLETVLDEINQGGARLLIGTQMLAKGHHFADVNLVVILDVDSGLYSCDFRATEHMAQLITQVAGRAGRSGEAGTVLLQTHFPEHPLLQDLVNNGYQDFARYALREREETQMPPYSHLALIRAEATNAQLVMAFLSDLVPATPYPGIQLLGPIPAPMERLAGKYRYQLHIQAAQRKVLHQYLAQLADYIGQHKLANRVRWSIDVDPMDTY
- the rpmE gene encoding 50S ribosomal protein L31; this translates as MKEGIHPTYETITATCSCGNKFETRSTLCKDIHLDVCSACHPFYTGKQKILDTGGRVDRFNKRFGALSSKK
- a CDS encoding malic enzyme-like NAD(P)-binding protein — encoded protein: MSDFREQALHYHAHPVPGKISVELTKPAETVKDLALAYSPGVAEPVREIAADPSNAYRYTGKGNMVAVISNGTAILGLGNLGPLASKPVMEGKALLFKRFAGLDSIDIEVKHRTTEDFINTVANIADTFGGINLEDIKAPECFEIERALIERCDVPVFHDDQHGTAIVTAAGMLNALEIQGKNIHDAIIVCLGAGAAAIACMELLIKCGAQREHIYMLDRKGVIHTRRDDLNEYKKLFANNTDKRTLQDVIEDADVFVGVSGPDLLSPEDLKLMADKPVVFACSNPDPEISPEVAHGARDDLIMATGRSDYPNQVNNVLCFPFIFRGALDVRATAINDEMKIAAVEAIRSIAKEPVPAEVLKAADVDSLEFGEHYIIPKPMDPRLLPRIARAVAEAAVESGVAQIEMPENYMA
- the metJ gene encoding met regulon transcriptional regulator MetJ, which encodes MAKWNGEYIHPYAEHGKKSEQVKKITVSIPLNVLKVLTDERTRRQVNNLRHATNSELLCEAFLHAFTGQPLPGDEDLRKDNPEKIPAEVRQIMTEMGLEIPEINEE
- the metB gene encoding cystathionine gamma-synthase codes for the protein MSQSNKSTIAVRTGIDADKHHGAVVPPLYLSTTYSFADFDKKRDYDYGRSGNPNRDILAQTLAELEGGAKGIITATGMAAVHLVTQLLNADDTLVIPHDCYGGSYRLFTSLEKRGLLKVKVLDLTRSDSLQEILAIKPKLVWIETPSNPILRLTDIQAVVDVATQCGALVAADNTFLSPALQNPIAFGVDIVVHSTTKYINGHSDVVGGAVIAKTEELGDELAWWANNIGITGAPFDSYLTLRGLRTLNVRLKQHQENALAIARYLEQSEFVSQVYYPGLESHPQHALAKQQQQGFGGMVSFDIKGDLADAAKFLTSVKQFSLAESLGGVESLICHPATMTHAGMDPAARLEAGVGDTLIRISVGIEEIDDLLADFEQAFAAVKAAQGNSSDNAKAFKLSPAHTALW